A window of the Narcine bancroftii isolate sNarBan1 chromosome 4, sNarBan1.hap1, whole genome shotgun sequence genome harbors these coding sequences:
- the LOC138762304 gene encoding C-X-C chemokine receptor type 2-like, which yields MFPLRIKIPPYMIENETTTFNFDNMTMPCVLEMYPALNTLIAVIYSLVCLLAVTGNLLVMVVIIHNRRTASSTDVYLLNLATADLLFAVTLPFWAVDVVSGWVFGDVMCKVISVMLEVNFYSGILLLACISVDRYLAIVHSAQSHKQKRPFFIRLVCAAVWVLALLLSLPILYKGEGPVNDFNRKVCNEDHDGEIYKTWKVATKVSRHIVGFLIPLGVMVFCYSVTIFKLCQTKGFQKEKAMKVIIAVVLAFLVCWLPYNITVFIDTLLRSELIADSCNRRHHLDRALSATQCLGFLHSCINPILYAFIGVKFRRNLAKLLAQKVLMKGRISYPDSCSYSHGAPTTSHSLL from the coding sequence ATGTTTCCTTTAAGGATCAAAATTCCTCCATATATGATAGAAAACGAAACCACCACCTTCAATTTTGATAATATGACAATGCCTTGTGTACTGGAGATGTATCCTGCATTGAACACATTGATTGCTGTCATCTACAGCCTAGTGTGTCTCCTGGCTGTGACGGGGAACCTGCTGGTTATGGTCGTCATAATCCACAACCGGCGCACCGCATCATCCACGGACGTCTACCTGCTCAACCTCGCCACTGCCGACCTGCTCTTTGCCGTCACCCTGCCCTTCTGGGCCGTGGATGTGGTGTCTGGGTGGGTGTTTGGGGACGTCATGTGTAAGGTCATCAGTGTGATGCTGGAGGTTAATTTTTACAGTGGGATCCTGCTGCTGGCCTGCATCAGTGTCGATCGCTACCTGGCCATTGTCCACTCTGCCCAGTCCCACAAGCAGAAGAGGCCGTTCTTCATTAGACTGGTGTGCGCTGCCGTGTGGGTGTTGGCCCTTCTCCTGTCTTTGCCCATTCTCTACAAAGGTGAAGGCCCCGTGAATGATTTTAACAGAAAGGTCTGCAACGAGGATCATGATGGTGAGATTTACAAAACATGGAAAGTAGCCACTAAAGTTTCTCGACATATTGTAGGGTTCCTCATCCCACTGGGAGTCATGGTCTTCTGTTACAGCGTCACCATCTTCAAACTGTGTCAGACGAAGGGGTTCCAGAAAGAAAAAGCCATGAAGGTCATCATCGCCGTGGTCCTCGCTTTCCTCGTCTGTTGGCTGCCCTACAACATCACCGTTTTCATCGACACCCTGTTGAGGAGCGAGCTCATCGCTGACTCTTGCAACAGGCGCCATCACCTCGACAGGGCTCTGTCTGCGACCCAGTGCTTGGGATTCCTGCACAGCTGCATTAACCCCATCTTGTACGCATTCATCGGGGTGAAGTTCAGGAGGAACCTGGCCAAACTCCTGGCCCAAAAAGTTCTCATGAAAGGAAGGATCTCCTACCCAGATTCCTGCAGTTATTCTCACGGTGCTCCAACTACATCACACAGCCTCCTGTAG